Proteins from a genomic interval of Sparus aurata chromosome 21, fSpaAur1.1, whole genome shotgun sequence:
- the LOC115571932 gene encoding protein lifeguard 3, with product MSRSDYPPGYDDSRGPMYAPQGGNYPPPPAYGFPAYGGPQPGQPSAPYPMGPNTPLYPGQPGGYPPGPYSGQPHPGGHPGAGYPSPPPMPPVIPPTIPSDVLSSGDEFAAHGSGWDSLSIRHAFIRKVYLILAAQLLVTTAIVAVFTFVQPVRVFVQRNRAIYWASYGVYLVTHLVLVCCKGPRRKFPWNLILLSIFTLAMSYMTGSISSYYDTKAVFLAMGITAVVCIAVTVFCFQTKVDFTKCQGLFCVLGIVMFVTGIITCIVLSFKYIPWLHMLYAAMGAIAFTLFLAYHTQLLIGNRKHSIGPEEYVFAALSIYVDIVQIFIFLLQIIGAATK from the exons ATGTCCAGGTCAGACTACCCTCCAGGGTACGATGACTCCCGGGGCCCGATGTACGCTCCTCAGGGTGGTAATTACCCACCGCCCCCTGCGTATGGCTTCCCTGCATACGGTGGTCCCCAACCAGGCCAGCCCTCTGCTCCCTACCCCATGGGTCCAAACACCCCGCTGTACCCAGGCCAGCCAGGGGGCTATCCTCCTGGCCCGTACTCAGGACAGCCTCACCCTGGTGGGCATCCAGGAGCTGGCTACCCCAGTCCCCCTCCCATGCCCCCTGTCATCCCACCTACCATACCATCAGACGTGCTGAGCTCTG GCGACGAGTTTGCAGCACACGGCAGCGGTTGGGACAGCTTGAGTATTCGTCACGCTTTCATCAGAAAG gtgTATTTGATTTTGGCCGCTCAGCTCCTCGTCACCACAGCCATTGTGGCCGTGTTCACGTTTGT CCAACCTGTCAGGGTTTtcgtgcagagaaacagagctATCTACTGGGCGTCTTA tGGTGTGTATTTGGTGACCCACCTCGTGCTGGTCTGCTGTAAGGGCCCCCG GAGGAAGTTCCCATGGAACCTCATTCTGCTGTCCATCTTT accCTGGCTATGTCGTACATGACTGGATCCATTTCcag ttactatgacACAAAAGCAGTGTTTCTGGCTATGGGTATCACTGCCGTCGTCTGCATCGCCGTCACCGTCTTCTGCTTCCAGACAAAG GTGGACTTCACCAAGTGCCAGGGCCTCTTCTGTGTCCTCGGGATTGTAATGTTTGTGACCGGAATCATTACATGCATTGTGCTGTCCTTCAAATAT attCCGTGGCTTCACATGCTTTATGCAGCTATGGGAGCCATAGCCTTCACCCTG TTCTTGGCGTACCACACGCAGCTGCTGATAGGGAACAGGAAGCACTCCATCGGACCTGAGGAGTACGTGTTCGCCGCGCTCTCCATCTACGTCGACATCGTCCAGATCTTCATTTTCCTTCTGCAGATTATCGGCGCTGCGACCAAATAG
- the casp8 gene encoding caspase-8 isoform X1 translates to MDRLTLSRIDGDLGSSEVAALCFLCLDVINRKRLEGIKDARDLFQRLEEKCLLENPSFLSQLLKTIRRADLVSLLETDSGPPAETDSNPILSDYRVMLYQVDQDMTDKNLETMKFLLSDKLGRRYMDTCHTALDVFAEMEKVGLLSNTKLDELYATLLEFDKKLASIVHDYVQRVNRRGQTASPPRVSMDYQRVISSRQQNQTILSISETQPSNVGQSVVPDAEPNIESSSSSDPTEYYSLTHNPRGVCMVINNEKFSGPELRDRAGTLEDERALRRVFTHLGFVMEVHNNLTAEGMRREIQALSKRNFNSHDVLVVCVLSHGDMGCVFGTDEIPVSLQEFTQPFTSLRAPSLAGKPKLFFIQACQGSGYQIGAQPWPLTPQQEEDNSGLEEDAGPVRGQTVAEKADFLLGMATVPNCKSFRNTVSGSIYIQELCKQLHSAVNDDLLSILTRVNREVSKGEYKSFKQMPEPKYTLTKKLVLKRV, encoded by the exons ATGGACAGGCTAACACTGTCACGCATAGATGGTGACCTGGGATCGTCGGAGGTGGCTGCTCTCTGCTTCTTGTGTCTTGATGTTATCAACAGGAAACGCCTAGAGGGG attAAGGACGCAAGGGATCTGTTCCAAAGACTAGAAGAAAAATGTCTTCTGGAGAacccttccttcctttctcagCTGCTCAAAACAATTCGTAGGGCAGACCTTGTCAGCCTGCTGGAGACAGACAGCGGGCCACCAGCAGAGACTGACTCAAATCCGATCCTGTCAGATTACAG GGTGATGCTGTACCAGGTAGATCAGGACATGACTGATAAAAATCTCGAAACGATGAAGTTTCTGTTGAGTGACAAGTTGGGCAGAAGATATATGGACACATGCCAT ACGGCCCTGGATGTGTTCGCTGAGATGGAAAAGGTTGGCTTACTGTCGAACACAAAGCTTGATGAACTGTACGCGACACTGCTGGAGTTCGATAAAAAGCTGGCGTCGATTGTTCACGACTACGTGCAAC GTGTGAACCGGCGGGGTCAAACTGCATCGCCACCTCGTGTCAGCATGGAttaccag AGAGTCATCAGCTCCCGTCAGCAGAATCAAACTATCCTTTCCATATCTGAGACTCAGCCCAGCA ATGTAGGACAGAGTGTTGTCCCTGATGCAGAACCAAACATTGAGTCCTCCTCTTCGTCTGATCCG ACAGAATACTACAGCCTGACACATAACCCTCGAGGTGTGTGTATGGTCATCAACAATGAGAAATTCAGTGGACCAGAGTTGAGAGATAGAGCTGGGACTCTGGAAGATGAGA GGGCTCTCCGCAGAGTGTTCACACATCTTGGCTTTGTCATGGAGGTGCACAACAACTTGACTGCAGAGGGCATGCGACGTGAAATCCAAGCCCTGAGCAAAAGGAATTTTAACAGTCACGATGTCTTG GTGGTATGCGTGCTTTCACACGGAGACATGGGATGTGTGTTTGGGACTGATGAGATCCCGGTGTCCTTGCAAGAATTCACACAGCCCTTCACGAGCTTGAGAGCTCCCAGCTTAGCAGGGAAGCCCAAACTGTTCTTCATCCAAGCGTGTCAGGGAAGCGGCTACCAGATAGGAGCCCAGCCATGGCCCCTGACGCCACAGCAGGAAGAAGACAACAGCGGTCTGGAGGAAGACGCAGGTCCTGTACGCGGCCAGACAGTGGCTGAAAAAGCTGACTTCCTGCTGGGCATGGCCACCGTGCCAAACTGCAAGTCGTTTCGAAACACTGTGTCAGGCTCCATCTACATCCAGGAGCTGTGTAAGCAGCTCCATAG CGCTGTGAACGACGATTTACTCAGCATCCTGACACGCGTGAACAGGGAGGTCAGCAAAGGAGAGTATAAAAGCTTCAAACAAATGCCAGAGCCCAAATACACCCTCACCAAGAAGCTCGTCCTCAAACGTGTTTGA
- the casp8 gene encoding caspase-8 isoform X2 produces MDRLTLSRIDGDLGSSEVAALCFLCLDVINRKRLEGIKDARDLFQRLEEKCLLENPSFLSQLLKTIRRADLVSLLETDSGPPAETDSNPILSDYRVMLYQVDQDMTDKNLETMKFLLSDKLGRRYMDTCHTALDVFAEMEKVGLLSNTKLDELYATLLEFDKKLASIVHDYVQRVNRRGQTASPPRVSMDYQRVISSRQQNQTILSISETQPSNVGQSVVPDAEPNIESSSSSDPTEYYSLTHNPRGVCMVINNEKFSGPELRDRAGTLEDERALRRVFTHLGFVMEVHNNLTAEGMRREIQALSKRNFNSHDVLVVCVLSHGDMGCVFGTDEIPVSLQEFTQPFTSLRAPSLAGKPKLFFIQACQGSGYQIGAQPWPLTPQQEEDNSGLEEDAGPVRGQTVAEKADFLLGMATVPNCKSFRNTVSGSIYIQELCKQLHR; encoded by the exons ATGGACAGGCTAACACTGTCACGCATAGATGGTGACCTGGGATCGTCGGAGGTGGCTGCTCTCTGCTTCTTGTGTCTTGATGTTATCAACAGGAAACGCCTAGAGGGG attAAGGACGCAAGGGATCTGTTCCAAAGACTAGAAGAAAAATGTCTTCTGGAGAacccttccttcctttctcagCTGCTCAAAACAATTCGTAGGGCAGACCTTGTCAGCCTGCTGGAGACAGACAGCGGGCCACCAGCAGAGACTGACTCAAATCCGATCCTGTCAGATTACAG GGTGATGCTGTACCAGGTAGATCAGGACATGACTGATAAAAATCTCGAAACGATGAAGTTTCTGTTGAGTGACAAGTTGGGCAGAAGATATATGGACACATGCCAT ACGGCCCTGGATGTGTTCGCTGAGATGGAAAAGGTTGGCTTACTGTCGAACACAAAGCTTGATGAACTGTACGCGACACTGCTGGAGTTCGATAAAAAGCTGGCGTCGATTGTTCACGACTACGTGCAAC GTGTGAACCGGCGGGGTCAAACTGCATCGCCACCTCGTGTCAGCATGGAttaccag AGAGTCATCAGCTCCCGTCAGCAGAATCAAACTATCCTTTCCATATCTGAGACTCAGCCCAGCA ATGTAGGACAGAGTGTTGTCCCTGATGCAGAACCAAACATTGAGTCCTCCTCTTCGTCTGATCCG ACAGAATACTACAGCCTGACACATAACCCTCGAGGTGTGTGTATGGTCATCAACAATGAGAAATTCAGTGGACCAGAGTTGAGAGATAGAGCTGGGACTCTGGAAGATGAGA GGGCTCTCCGCAGAGTGTTCACACATCTTGGCTTTGTCATGGAGGTGCACAACAACTTGACTGCAGAGGGCATGCGACGTGAAATCCAAGCCCTGAGCAAAAGGAATTTTAACAGTCACGATGTCTTG GTGGTATGCGTGCTTTCACACGGAGACATGGGATGTGTGTTTGGGACTGATGAGATCCCGGTGTCCTTGCAAGAATTCACACAGCCCTTCACGAGCTTGAGAGCTCCCAGCTTAGCAGGGAAGCCCAAACTGTTCTTCATCCAAGCGTGTCAGGGAAGCGGCTACCAGATAGGAGCCCAGCCATGGCCCCTGACGCCACAGCAGGAAGAAGACAACAGCGGTCTGGAGGAAGACGCAGGTCCTGTACGCGGCCAGACAGTGGCTGAAAAAGCTGACTTCCTGCTGGGCATGGCCACCGTGCCAAACTGCAAGTCGTTTCGAAACACTGTGTCAGGCTCCATCTACATCCAGGAGCTGTGTAAGCAGCTCCATAGGTAA
- the catip gene encoding ciliogenesis-associated TTC17-interacting protein, which yields MMEASPEDETPAGTLAKTEELDHGEDLKASEEAITFMSSIEPAELQECVFPDSLVTVSEGGRELGRFSVSVELARRAQQPCVLLHAQSQGAIDDCPCGTTVTAYLTTDLEVLEENYHEYVKLEGHSLDKRCHMVQRDGQMVIDKVTAVGEDVTTEHVSYPMPVLRGLLTEGSNLLLMRLIALRKKVPEHMTFISFDQGLQIIHTTFSKLGLKQLEVGSEMVEVFGVERIVHSVEDSPTTWQCYFLADGHLASRVQVGSPVTMRLLQLPSQLEKGFEKIPLVWEEDMQMRSSFLDRKEELREDHASYLRQHPEIRALISDFLQFLLLRKPDDVFQFAREYFLPFASCRPPEPSLKAPSL from the exons ATGATGGAAGCGTCGCCGGAGGACGAGACTCCTGCCGGTACTTTGGCGAAGACTGAAGAACTCGACCACGGAGAGGATTTGAAAGCCTCTGAAGAAGCGATCACATTCATGTCCAGCATCG AGCCCGCAGagctgcaggagtgtgtgttcCCAGACTCTCTGGTGACTGTGTCAGAGGGCGGCCGGGAGCTGGGCAGGTTCAGCGTGTCGGTGGAGTTAGCCCGCAGAGCCCAGCAGCCCTGTGTGCTGCTGCATGCTCAGAGCCAGGGAGCCATCGATGACTGCCCCTGTGGAACAACGGTGACAG CCTACTTGACCACCGACCTGGAGGTGCTGGAGGAAAATTACCATGAGTATGTCAAG cttGAGGGCCACAGTTTGGACAAGAGGTGTCACATGGTGCAGCGTGACGGGCAGATGGTGATCGATAAAGTAACCGCTGTTGGAGAG GATGTGACGACAGAGCACGTTTCTTACCCCATGCCTGTCCTAAGAGGGCTGCTGACCGAGGGTTCAAACCTGCTGCTGATGCGCCTGATTGCCCTGAGGAAGAAGGTGCCAGAACACATGACCTTCATCTCCTTCGACCAGGGACTACAAATCATCCACACCACTTTT AGCAAACTGGgtctgaagcagctggaggttGGGAGTGAGATGGTGGAGGTATTTGGAGTGGAGAGGATTGTTCACTCAGTAGAGGACAGCCCCACGACCTGGCAGTGCTACTTCCTGGCTGATGG GCACTTGGCCAGCAGAGTGCAGGTGGGATCCCCGGTCACCATGAGACTTCTGCAGCTGCCATCACAGCTAGAAAAAG GTTTTGAGAAGATCCCCCTGGTTTGGGAAGAAGACATGCAGATGCGCTCCAGCTTCTTGGACAGAAAG gaggagctgagggaggatCATGCCTCGTACTTGAGACAACATCCCGAGATCCGTGCCCTAATTTCGGACTTCTTGCAGTTCTTGCTGCTAAGGAAACCAGATGACGTCTTCCAGTTTGCCAGAGAGTACTTCCTCCCTTTTGCCTCCTGCCGTCCTCCAGAACCAAGCCTTAAAGCCCCTTCACTTTGA
- the LOC115573117 gene encoding caspase-8-like isoform X3: protein MAAKDEVRRNKTTLQTILRADHRLILNMVDEKGLLTRREYNNLKSMKGDDEGLINELLDKIMDKGDDTCRAFLELLQTDEEIKNTFPELKKIQWTNTSLLHTPVQASSAEHGDGPSQEKWKPKQYELNSRPTGLCVIMNNENFKDGFGQRRGTDQDAQSLAEVFSWLGFRVLMCKDQTRDQMDQALKCFASLSDLSQLQQFSVQEWSGNRFTDLQEAPKHGDAFICSILSHGEGSGVIGIDGNYLSIKDITGTFKVTDHSTLTGKPKVFLIQGFGGIGGDCSSYLPDTDFLVAHSGQPSYRNTTSGTWFIQSVCRQLREGCSRGEDISIIFRDVIDEVSKKEVPGRPLGPQIPQFGSTLRKALVFSPHRS, encoded by the exons ATGGCAGCCAAAGACGAAGTGAGACGTAATAAAACAACCTTGCAGACGATTTTGCGTGCAGACCACAGGCTAATCCTCAACATGGTTGATGAGAAGGGACTGTTAACTAGACGGGAGTACAACAACCTCAAAAGCATGAAAGGGGATGACGAGGGGCTAATCAATGAGCTTTTGGATAAGATCATGGATAAAGGAGATGACACCTGCCGAGCCTTCCTGGAGCTCCTGCAAACTGATGAGGAGATTAAAAACACTTTCCCTGAGCTGAAGAAGATACAGTGGACCAACACCAGCCTTTTACATACACCAGTCCAAGCCTCTTCAGCTGAACACGGTG ATGGTCCGTCACAAGAGAAGTGGAAACCAAAGCAG TACGAGCTGAACAGCCGGCCCACCGGCCTCTGTGTGATCATGAACAACGAGAACTTCAAGGATGGTTTTGGTCAACGACGTGGAACCGACCAAGATGCTC AAAGTTTGGCAGAAGTGTTCAGCTGGCTGGGCTTCAGAGTGCTGATGTGTAAAGACCAAACCAGGGACCAGATGGATCAGGCACTGAAGTGCTTCGCTTCTCTCAGCGATCTCTCTCAGCTGCAGCAGTTCAGTGTTCAGGAGTGGTCCGGCAACAGATTCACTGATCTTCAGGAGGCTCCTAAACATGGCGATGCCTTTATCTGTTCTATTCTCAGCCATGGAGAGGGCAGTGGTGTCATTGGAATTGACGGGAATTACCTCTCCATTAAAGACATAACTGGAACCTTCAAGGTAACCGACCATTCAACCCTCACTGGCAAGCCCAAAGTCTTCCTGATCCAGGGCTTCGGTGGAATTGGTGGAGATTGTTCATCTTACCTTCCGGACACTGATTTTCTAGTTGCCCATTCAGGCCAGCCGTCATATAGAAACACAACATCTGGGACCTGGTTCATCCAGTCTGTGTGTCGGCAGCTAAGGGAGGGCTGCTCGAG GGGTGAAGACATCAGCATCATCTTCCGTGACGTGATCGATGAAGTAAGCAAGAAAGAGGTGCCCGGGCGCCCTTTAGGACCGCAAATCCCTCAATTTGGGAGCACCCTGAGGAAGGCGCTTGTGTTTTCACCACATCGAAGTTGA
- the LOC115573117 gene encoding caspase-3-like isoform X2 — MPVFLVVIEEYFSDVTVLILEYRFLVFLFLCVGFSMAAKDEVRRNKTTLQTILRADHRLILNMVDEKGLLTRREYNNLKSMKGDDEGLINELLDKIMDKGDDTCRAFLELLQTDEEIKNTFPELKKIQWTNTSLLHTPVQASSAEHDGPSQEKWKPKQYELNSRPTGLCVIMNNENFKDGFGQRRGTDQDAQSLAEVFSWLGFRVLMCKDQTRDQMDQALKCFASLSDLSQLQQFSVQEWSGNRFTDLQEAPKHGDAFICSILSHGEGSGVIGIDGNYLSIKDITGTFKVTDHSTLTGKPKVFLIQGFGGIGGDCSSYLPDTDFLVAHSGQPSYRNTTSGTWFIQSVCRQLREGCSRGEDISIIFRDVIDEVSKKEVPGRPLGPQIPQFGSTLRKALVFSPHRS, encoded by the exons ATGCCAGTATTTTTAGTTGTAATTGAGGAATATTTCAGTGATGTAACTGTGCTCATACTTGAGTACAGATTTTTGGtcttcctgtttctctgtgtCGGATTCAGCATGGCAGCCAAAGACGAAGTGAGACGTAATAAAACAACCTTGCAGACGATTTTGCGTGCAGACCACAGGCTAATCCTCAACATGGTTGATGAGAAGGGACTGTTAACTAGACGGGAGTACAACAACCTCAAAAGCATGAAAGGGGATGACGAGGGGCTAATCAATGAGCTTTTGGATAAGATCATGGATAAAGGAGATGACACCTGCCGAGCCTTCCTGGAGCTCCTGCAAACTGATGAGGAGATTAAAAACACTTTCCCTGAGCTGAAGAAGATACAGTGGACCAACACCAGCCTTTTACATACACCAGTCCAAGCCTCTTCAGCTGAACACG ATGGTCCGTCACAAGAGAAGTGGAAACCAAAGCAG TACGAGCTGAACAGCCGGCCCACCGGCCTCTGTGTGATCATGAACAACGAGAACTTCAAGGATGGTTTTGGTCAACGACGTGGAACCGACCAAGATGCTC AAAGTTTGGCAGAAGTGTTCAGCTGGCTGGGCTTCAGAGTGCTGATGTGTAAAGACCAAACCAGGGACCAGATGGATCAGGCACTGAAGTGCTTCGCTTCTCTCAGCGATCTCTCTCAGCTGCAGCAGTTCAGTGTTCAGGAGTGGTCCGGCAACAGATTCACTGATCTTCAGGAGGCTCCTAAACATGGCGATGCCTTTATCTGTTCTATTCTCAGCCATGGAGAGGGCAGTGGTGTCATTGGAATTGACGGGAATTACCTCTCCATTAAAGACATAACTGGAACCTTCAAGGTAACCGACCATTCAACCCTCACTGGCAAGCCCAAAGTCTTCCTGATCCAGGGCTTCGGTGGAATTGGTGGAGATTGTTCATCTTACCTTCCGGACACTGATTTTCTAGTTGCCCATTCAGGCCAGCCGTCATATAGAAACACAACATCTGGGACCTGGTTCATCCAGTCTGTGTGTCGGCAGCTAAGGGAGGGCTGCTCGAG GGGTGAAGACATCAGCATCATCTTCCGTGACGTGATCGATGAAGTAAGCAAGAAAGAGGTGCCCGGGCGCCCTTTAGGACCGCAAATCCCTCAATTTGGGAGCACCCTGAGGAAGGCGCTTGTGTTTTCACCACATCGAAGTTGA
- the LOC115573117 gene encoding caspase-3-like isoform X1 — protein MPVFLVVIEEYFSDVTVLILEYRFLVFLFLCVGFSMAAKDEVRRNKTTLQTILRADHRLILNMVDEKGLLTRREYNNLKSMKGDDEGLINELLDKIMDKGDDTCRAFLELLQTDEEIKNTFPELKKIQWTNTSLLHTPVQASSAEHGDGPSQEKWKPKQYELNSRPTGLCVIMNNENFKDGFGQRRGTDQDAQSLAEVFSWLGFRVLMCKDQTRDQMDQALKCFASLSDLSQLQQFSVQEWSGNRFTDLQEAPKHGDAFICSILSHGEGSGVIGIDGNYLSIKDITGTFKVTDHSTLTGKPKVFLIQGFGGIGGDCSSYLPDTDFLVAHSGQPSYRNTTSGTWFIQSVCRQLREGCSRGEDISIIFRDVIDEVSKKEVPGRPLGPQIPQFGSTLRKALVFSPHRS, from the exons ATGCCAGTATTTTTAGTTGTAATTGAGGAATATTTCAGTGATGTAACTGTGCTCATACTTGAGTACAGATTTTTGGtcttcctgtttctctgtgtCGGATTCAGCATGGCAGCCAAAGACGAAGTGAGACGTAATAAAACAACCTTGCAGACGATTTTGCGTGCAGACCACAGGCTAATCCTCAACATGGTTGATGAGAAGGGACTGTTAACTAGACGGGAGTACAACAACCTCAAAAGCATGAAAGGGGATGACGAGGGGCTAATCAATGAGCTTTTGGATAAGATCATGGATAAAGGAGATGACACCTGCCGAGCCTTCCTGGAGCTCCTGCAAACTGATGAGGAGATTAAAAACACTTTCCCTGAGCTGAAGAAGATACAGTGGACCAACACCAGCCTTTTACATACACCAGTCCAAGCCTCTTCAGCTGAACACGGTG ATGGTCCGTCACAAGAGAAGTGGAAACCAAAGCAG TACGAGCTGAACAGCCGGCCCACCGGCCTCTGTGTGATCATGAACAACGAGAACTTCAAGGATGGTTTTGGTCAACGACGTGGAACCGACCAAGATGCTC AAAGTTTGGCAGAAGTGTTCAGCTGGCTGGGCTTCAGAGTGCTGATGTGTAAAGACCAAACCAGGGACCAGATGGATCAGGCACTGAAGTGCTTCGCTTCTCTCAGCGATCTCTCTCAGCTGCAGCAGTTCAGTGTTCAGGAGTGGTCCGGCAACAGATTCACTGATCTTCAGGAGGCTCCTAAACATGGCGATGCCTTTATCTGTTCTATTCTCAGCCATGGAGAGGGCAGTGGTGTCATTGGAATTGACGGGAATTACCTCTCCATTAAAGACATAACTGGAACCTTCAAGGTAACCGACCATTCAACCCTCACTGGCAAGCCCAAAGTCTTCCTGATCCAGGGCTTCGGTGGAATTGGTGGAGATTGTTCATCTTACCTTCCGGACACTGATTTTCTAGTTGCCCATTCAGGCCAGCCGTCATATAGAAACACAACATCTGGGACCTGGTTCATCCAGTCTGTGTGTCGGCAGCTAAGGGAGGGCTGCTCGAG GGGTGAAGACATCAGCATCATCTTCCGTGACGTGATCGATGAAGTAAGCAAGAAAGAGGTGCCCGGGCGCCCTTTAGGACCGCAAATCCCTCAATTTGGGAGCACCCTGAGGAAGGCGCTTGTGTTTTCACCACATCGAAGTTGA
- the LOC115573117 gene encoding caspase-8-like isoform X4, whose product MPVFLVVIEEYFSDVTVLILEYRFLVFLFLCVGFSMAAKDEVRRNKTTLQTILRADHRLILNMVDEKGLLTRREYNNLKSMKGDDEGLINELLDKIMDKGDDTCRAFLELLQTDEEIKNTFPELKKIQWTNTSLLHTPVQASSAEHGDGPSQEKWKPKQYELNSRPTGLCVIMNNENFKDGFGQRRGTDQDAQSLAEVFSWLGFRVLMCKDQTRDQMDQALKCFASLSDLSQLQQFSVQEWSGNRFTDLQEAPKHGDAFICSILSHGEGSGVIGIDGNYLSIKDITGTFKASRHIETQHLGPGSSSLCVGS is encoded by the exons ATGCCAGTATTTTTAGTTGTAATTGAGGAATATTTCAGTGATGTAACTGTGCTCATACTTGAGTACAGATTTTTGGtcttcctgtttctctgtgtCGGATTCAGCATGGCAGCCAAAGACGAAGTGAGACGTAATAAAACAACCTTGCAGACGATTTTGCGTGCAGACCACAGGCTAATCCTCAACATGGTTGATGAGAAGGGACTGTTAACTAGACGGGAGTACAACAACCTCAAAAGCATGAAAGGGGATGACGAGGGGCTAATCAATGAGCTTTTGGATAAGATCATGGATAAAGGAGATGACACCTGCCGAGCCTTCCTGGAGCTCCTGCAAACTGATGAGGAGATTAAAAACACTTTCCCTGAGCTGAAGAAGATACAGTGGACCAACACCAGCCTTTTACATACACCAGTCCAAGCCTCTTCAGCTGAACACGGTG ATGGTCCGTCACAAGAGAAGTGGAAACCAAAGCAG TACGAGCTGAACAGCCGGCCCACCGGCCTCTGTGTGATCATGAACAACGAGAACTTCAAGGATGGTTTTGGTCAACGACGTGGAACCGACCAAGATGCTC AAAGTTTGGCAGAAGTGTTCAGCTGGCTGGGCTTCAGAGTGCTGATGTGTAAAGACCAAACCAGGGACCAGATGGATCAGGCACTGAAGTGCTTCGCTTCTCTCAGCGATCTCTCTCAGCTGCAGCAGTTCAGTGTTCAGGAGTGGTCCGGCAACAGATTCACTGATCTTCAGGAGGCTCCTAAACATGGCGATGCCTTTATCTGTTCTATTCTCAGCCATGGAGAGGGCAGTGGTGTCATTGGAATTGACGGGAATTACCTCTCCATTAAAGACATAACTGGAACCTTCAAG GCCAGCCGTCATATAGAAACACAACATCTGGGACCTGGTTCATCCAGTCTGTGTGTCGGCAGCTAA